The following are encoded in a window of Candidatus Delongbacteria bacterium genomic DNA:
- a CDS encoding PDZ domain-containing protein: protein MQTKTFLIFTSFIFIISCSTISDFYEPLSPPEERGYHVIRLGKNEKPKIYYSNNFDYDIDELLSEHFFCLGFVNYNGVDEDITFDISQHCKEIGATIAIYTRGYTDTRYGTTDYGVYSIKRYDYHIAYFVRFTDDVGFGLEFLNLNSEDRQLYKRNTGALVYIVYKNSPAYFANIVKNDIIVKIDNKEIANANDAINILYLVSEKKKIELEVLRDGDIKIITLEQ from the coding sequence ATGCAAACCAAAACATTTTTAATATTTACTTCATTTATTTTTATTATTTCATGTTCAACTATCTCTGATTTTTATGAACCCCTTAGCCCTCCAGAAGAACGGGGCTATCATGTTATCAGATTAGGAAAAAATGAGAAGCCTAAAATATATTATTCAAACAATTTTGATTATGATATAGATGAATTACTTTCAGAACATTTTTTTTGTCTTGGATTTGTCAATTATAATGGAGTAGATGAAGATATAACATTTGATATCAGCCAGCATTGTAAAGAAATTGGCGCAACTATTGCAATATATACAAGAGGATATACTGATACGCGATACGGCACAACTGATTACGGAGTATATAGTATTAAACGTTATGACTATCATATAGCATATTTTGTGCGATTTACCGATGATGTAGGTTTTGGTCTTGAATTTCTGAATCTGAACAGCGAGGATAGGCAATTATATAAACGCAATACTGGGGCGCTTGTATATATTGTTTATAAGAATTCACCCGCATATTTTGCAAATATCGTAAAAAACGACATTATTGTAAAGATCGATAATAAGGAAATTGCGAATGCTAATGATGCGATAAATATACTTTATCTGGTATCTGAAAAAAAGAAAATAGAATTAGAAGTTTTACGAGATGGAGATATTAAGATAATTACCTTGGAACAATAA
- a CDS encoding DUF86 domain-containing protein has translation MSKRSDEARLEKILYYINDIEKMIKNHDGIVETLNHTEGQYAVSMCLVQIGELLGKIENPDYIQKLPVKPVKDFRNIIVHDYEGVDLSIVEKILEDDLPQLKALVLGLLN, from the coding sequence ATGTCTAAACGAAGTGATGAAGCCAGGCTTGAGAAAATCCTTTATTATATCAATGATATTGAAAAGATGATTAAAAATCATGATGGAATTGTTGAAACATTAAATCATACCGAAGGTCAATATGCTGTTTCCATGTGCCTTGTTCAGATTGGTGAGCTTCTTGGAAAAATTGAAAATCCCGATTATATACAAAAGCTTCCGGTGAAACCTGTTAAGGATTTCAGAAATATTATTGTTCATGACTATGAAGGTGTTGATTTGTCGATTGTTGAGAAAATCCTTGAAGATGATTTACCTCAGTTAAAAGCATTAGTGCTTGGATTGTTGAATTAG
- a CDS encoding nucleotidyltransferase domain-containing protein: MNKVIFDSIKKIKPQYANEGFMILGVFGSYSRGDYNNHSDIDILYEITPEFIKTYGGFGSCSRIEKIKEELEDFLGHKIDLANKKALSDIGKKYILPEVEYV; encoded by the coding sequence ATGAATAAAGTGATTTTTGACAGCATCAAGAAAATTAAGCCCCAATATGCCAATGAAGGCTTCATGATTCTCGGTGTATTTGGCTCCTATTCCCGAGGTGATTATAACAATCACAGTGATATTGATATTCTCTATGAAATCACTCCTGAATTTATCAAGACCTATGGTGGTTTTGGATCGTGCAGTCGGATTGAAAAAATCAAAGAAGAACTGGAAGATTTCCTTGGGCATAAAATCGATCTGGCCAATAAAAAAGCATTAAGTGATATTGGTAAAAAGTATATTTTACCTGAGGTTGAATATGTCTAA